One part of the Budorcas taxicolor isolate Tak-1 chromosome 22, Takin1.1, whole genome shotgun sequence genome encodes these proteins:
- the CXXC1 gene encoding CXXC-type zinc finger protein 1 isoform X1 produces the protein MEGDASDPEPPDAGEDSKSENGENAPIYCICRKPDINCFMIGCDNCNEWFHGDCIRITEKMAKAIREWYCRECREKDPKLEIRYRHKKSRERDSSERDGSEPRDEGGGRKRPAPDPDLQRRAGAGTGIGTMLARGSASPHKSSPQPLVATPSQHHQQQQQQQQQQVKRSARMCGECEACRRTEDCGHCDFCRDMKKFGGPNKIRQKCRLRQCQLRARESYKYFPSSLSPVTPSESLPRPRRPLPTQPQPQPSQKLGRLREDEGAVASATVKEPPEATATPEPLSDEDLPLDSELYQDFCAGAFDDHSLPWMSDTEESQYLDPALRKRAVKVKHVKRREKKSEKKKDERYKRHRQKQKHKDKWKHPERADAKDPASLPQCLGPGCVRAAQPGSKYCSDDCGMKLAANRIYEILPQRIQQWQQSPCIAEEHGKKLLERIRREQQSARTRLQEMERRFHELEAIILRAKQQAVREDEESNEGDSDDTDLQIFCVSCGHPINPRVALRHMERCYAKYESQTSFGSMYPTRIEGATRLFCDVYNPQSKTYCKRLQVLCPEHSRDPKVRLSHPRSLPPPMFAPSAARPPHRHPSLFWGTPSLHSSLPSARLLVPSHSPLNLQLPPPTPASLQVPADEVCGCPLVRDVFELTGDFCRLPKRQCNRHYCWEKLRRAEVDLERVRVWYKLDELFEQERNVRTAMTNRAGLLALMLHQTIQHDPLTTDLRSNAER, from the exons ATG GAGGGCGACGCTTCAGATCCAGAGCCTCCAGATGCCGGGGAAGACAGCAAGTCCGAGAACGGGGAGAATGCGCCCATCTACTGCATCTGCCGCAAACCAGACATCAACTGCTTCATGAT CGGGTGTGACAACTGCAATGAATGGTTTCACGGGGACTGCATCCGGATCACTGAGAAGATGGCCAAGGCCATCCGGGAGTGGTACTGTCGTGAGTGCCGAG agaaggaccccaagcTGGAGATCCGATATCGGCATAAGAAGTCGCGGGAGCGAGACAGCTCCGAGCGAGATGGCAGTGAGCCCCGGGATGAGGGTGGAGGGCGCAAGAGGCCTGCCCCGGATCCGGACCTGCAgcgcagggcaggggcagggacagGGATTGGGACCATGCTTGCTCGGGGATCTGCTTCGCCCCACAAATCCTCTCCACAGCCCCTGGTGGCCACGCCCAGCCAG catcaccagcagcagcagcagcagcagcagcagcaggtcaaacGATCAGCCCGCATGTGTGGCGAGTGCGAGGCCTGCCGGCGCACGGAGGACTGTGGTCACTGTGACTTCTGCCGAGACATGAAGAAATTTGGGGGCCCCAACAAGATCCGGCAGAAGTGCCGGCTGCGTCAGTGCCAGCTTCGGGCCCGG GAATCGTACAAGTACTTCCCTTCCTCG CTCTCGCCGGTGACGCCCTCAGAGTCCCTGCCAAGGCCTCGCCGGCCCCTGCCCACCCAGCCGCAGCCACAGCCGTCGCAGAAGCTGGGGCGCCTCCGAGAGGACGAGGGGGCAGTGGCATCTGCGACAGTCAAGGAGCCACCGGAGGCTACGGCAACACCCGAGCCACTCTCGGATGAGGACCTCCCACTGGACTCTGAACTGTACCAGGACTTCTGTGCAGGGGCCTTCGATGACCACAGCCTG CCCTGGATGAGCGACACGGAGGAGTCCCAGTACCTGGACCCAGCGCTGCGGAAGAGGGCGGTGAAAGTGAAGCACGTGAAGCGGCGGGAGAAGAAGTCTGAGAAGAAG AAGGACGAAAGATACAAGCGCCATCGACAGAAGCAGAAGCACAAGGACAAATGGAAACACCCAGAGCGGGCTGACGCCAAGGACCCCGCGTCGCTGCCGCAGTGCCTGGGGCCTGGTTGCGTGCGCGCCGCCCAGCCCGGCTCCAAGTATTGCTCCGACGACTGCGGCATGAAGCTGGCGGCCAA CCGCATCTACGAGATCCTCCCGCAGCGCATCCAGCAGTGGCAGCAGAGCCCGTGCATCGCCGAGGAGCACGGCAAGAAGCTGCTCGAGCGCATCCGCCGGGAGCAGCAGAGCGCGCGCACCCGCCTCCAGGAGATGGAGCGCCGCTTCCACGAGCTCGAGGCCATCATCCTGCGCGCCAAGCAGCAGGCGGTGCGCGAGGACGAGGAG AGCAATGAGGGCGACAGTGACGACACGGACCTGCAGatcttctgcgtctcctgcgGGCACCCCATCAACCCACGCGTTGCCTTGCGCCACATGGAGCGCTGCTACGCCAAG TACGAAAGCCAGACGTCCTTTGGGTCCATGTACCCCACCCGCATCGAGGG GGCCACACGGCTCTTCTGTGATGTCTACAACCCTCAGAGCAAGACGTACTGTAAGCGGCTCCAGGTGCTATGCCCCGAGCACTCACGGGACCCCAAAGTAAGGCTTTCCCATCCCCGCTCCCTTCCTCCGCCCATGTTTGCCCCTTCCGCTGCCCGGCCTCCTCACCGTCATCCCTCTCTTTTCTGGGGCACCCCTTCCTTGCAttcctctcttccctctgcccGCCTCTTGGTTCCTTCCCACTCTCCTCTGAACTTGCAacttcccccacccaccccggcCTCCCTGCAGGTGCCAGCTGACGAGGTATGCGGGTGCCCCCTCGTAAGGGATGTTTTTGAGCTCACGGGTGACTTCTGCCGCCTGCCCAAGCGCCAGTGCAACCGGCACTACTGCTGGGAGAAGCTGCGGCGCGCCGAGGTGGACCTGGAGCGTGTGCGCGTG TGGTACAAGCTGGACGAGCTATTTGAGCAGGAGCGCAACGTCCGCACAGCCATGACCAACCGGGCGGGCTTACTGGCCCTGATGCTGCACCAAACCATCCAGCACGACCCGCTCACCACCGACCTGCGGTCAAACGCGGAGCGCTGA
- the CXXC1 gene encoding CXXC-type zinc finger protein 1 isoform X2 encodes MEGDASDPEPPDAGEDSKSENGENAPIYCICRKPDINCFMIGCDNCNEWFHGDCIRITEKMAKAIREWYCRECREKDPKLEIRYRHKKSRERDSSERDGSEPRDEGGGRKRPAPDPDLQRRAGAGTGIGTMLARGSASPHKSSPQPLVATPSQHHQQQQQQQQQQVKRSARMCGECEACRRTEDCGHCDFCRDMKKFGGPNKIRQKCRLRQCQLRARESYKYFPSSLSPVTPSESLPRPRRPLPTQPQPQPSQKLGRLREDEGAVASATVKEPPEATATPEPLSDEDLPLDSELYQDFCAGAFDDHSLPWMSDTEESQYLDPALRKRAVKVKHVKRREKKSEKKKDERYKRHRQKQKHKDKWKHPERADAKDPASLPQCLGPGCVRAAQPGSKYCSDDCGMKLAANRIYEILPQRIQQWQQSPCIAEEHGKKLLERIRREQQSARTRLQEMERRFHELEAIILRAKQQAVREDEESNEGDSDDTDLQIFCVSCGHPINPRVALRHMERCYAKYESQTSFGSMYPTRIEGATRLFCDVYNPQSKTYCKRLQVLCPEHSRDPKVPADEVCGCPLVRDVFELTGDFCRLPKRQCNRHYCWEKLRRAEVDLERVRVWYKLDELFEQERNVRTAMTNRAGLLALMLHQTIQHDPLTTDLRSNAER; translated from the exons ATG GAGGGCGACGCTTCAGATCCAGAGCCTCCAGATGCCGGGGAAGACAGCAAGTCCGAGAACGGGGAGAATGCGCCCATCTACTGCATCTGCCGCAAACCAGACATCAACTGCTTCATGAT CGGGTGTGACAACTGCAATGAATGGTTTCACGGGGACTGCATCCGGATCACTGAGAAGATGGCCAAGGCCATCCGGGAGTGGTACTGTCGTGAGTGCCGAG agaaggaccccaagcTGGAGATCCGATATCGGCATAAGAAGTCGCGGGAGCGAGACAGCTCCGAGCGAGATGGCAGTGAGCCCCGGGATGAGGGTGGAGGGCGCAAGAGGCCTGCCCCGGATCCGGACCTGCAgcgcagggcaggggcagggacagGGATTGGGACCATGCTTGCTCGGGGATCTGCTTCGCCCCACAAATCCTCTCCACAGCCCCTGGTGGCCACGCCCAGCCAG catcaccagcagcagcagcagcagcagcagcagcaggtcaaacGATCAGCCCGCATGTGTGGCGAGTGCGAGGCCTGCCGGCGCACGGAGGACTGTGGTCACTGTGACTTCTGCCGAGACATGAAGAAATTTGGGGGCCCCAACAAGATCCGGCAGAAGTGCCGGCTGCGTCAGTGCCAGCTTCGGGCCCGG GAATCGTACAAGTACTTCCCTTCCTCG CTCTCGCCGGTGACGCCCTCAGAGTCCCTGCCAAGGCCTCGCCGGCCCCTGCCCACCCAGCCGCAGCCACAGCCGTCGCAGAAGCTGGGGCGCCTCCGAGAGGACGAGGGGGCAGTGGCATCTGCGACAGTCAAGGAGCCACCGGAGGCTACGGCAACACCCGAGCCACTCTCGGATGAGGACCTCCCACTGGACTCTGAACTGTACCAGGACTTCTGTGCAGGGGCCTTCGATGACCACAGCCTG CCCTGGATGAGCGACACGGAGGAGTCCCAGTACCTGGACCCAGCGCTGCGGAAGAGGGCGGTGAAAGTGAAGCACGTGAAGCGGCGGGAGAAGAAGTCTGAGAAGAAG AAGGACGAAAGATACAAGCGCCATCGACAGAAGCAGAAGCACAAGGACAAATGGAAACACCCAGAGCGGGCTGACGCCAAGGACCCCGCGTCGCTGCCGCAGTGCCTGGGGCCTGGTTGCGTGCGCGCCGCCCAGCCCGGCTCCAAGTATTGCTCCGACGACTGCGGCATGAAGCTGGCGGCCAA CCGCATCTACGAGATCCTCCCGCAGCGCATCCAGCAGTGGCAGCAGAGCCCGTGCATCGCCGAGGAGCACGGCAAGAAGCTGCTCGAGCGCATCCGCCGGGAGCAGCAGAGCGCGCGCACCCGCCTCCAGGAGATGGAGCGCCGCTTCCACGAGCTCGAGGCCATCATCCTGCGCGCCAAGCAGCAGGCGGTGCGCGAGGACGAGGAG AGCAATGAGGGCGACAGTGACGACACGGACCTGCAGatcttctgcgtctcctgcgGGCACCCCATCAACCCACGCGTTGCCTTGCGCCACATGGAGCGCTGCTACGCCAAG TACGAAAGCCAGACGTCCTTTGGGTCCATGTACCCCACCCGCATCGAGGG GGCCACACGGCTCTTCTGTGATGTCTACAACCCTCAGAGCAAGACGTACTGTAAGCGGCTCCAGGTGCTATGCCCCGAGCACTCACGGGACCCCAAA GTGCCAGCTGACGAGGTATGCGGGTGCCCCCTCGTAAGGGATGTTTTTGAGCTCACGGGTGACTTCTGCCGCCTGCCCAAGCGCCAGTGCAACCGGCACTACTGCTGGGAGAAGCTGCGGCGCGCCGAGGTGGACCTGGAGCGTGTGCGCGTG TGGTACAAGCTGGACGAGCTATTTGAGCAGGAGCGCAACGTCCGCACAGCCATGACCAACCGGGCGGGCTTACTGGCCCTGATGCTGCACCAAACCATCCAGCACGACCCGCTCACCACCGACCTGCGGTCAAACGCGGAGCGCTGA